The following are encoded together in the Gammaproteobacteria bacterium genome:
- the aroG gene encoding 3-deoxy-7-phosphoheptulonate synthase AroG, with protein sequence MKIQTDDLRIREIREVSTPVQLHEEYPISEAAAETVARTRSAIHDILHGPDDRLLVIAGPCSIHDPEAARDYAARLKSQRGRYAVDLEIVMRVYFEKPRTTVGWKGLINDPELDGSFQINKGLRYARSLLLDLNSQGMPAATEYLDLISPQYVADLVSWGAIGARTTESQVHRELASGLSCPVGFKNGTDGDLQVAIDAIRSASQPHHFLSLTKAGHSAIFSTTGNEDGHVILRGGRETNYDASSIDAACQRIKAAGLRAQVMVDCSHANSRKQPERQIVVAEDVASQLTQGETRIIGAMLESHLVAGRQDAKPGVELTYGQSITDACIGWDDTEPVLQHLAEAVRKRRASASRLTA encoded by the coding sequence ATGAAGATACAGACCGACGACCTCAGAATTCGCGAGATCCGCGAAGTCAGCACACCCGTGCAACTGCACGAGGAGTATCCCATCAGCGAGGCGGCCGCCGAAACGGTCGCGCGGACGCGTTCGGCGATCCACGATATCCTGCACGGGCCGGACGACCGGCTGCTCGTGATCGCCGGACCCTGCTCGATCCACGATCCCGAAGCGGCCCGCGACTACGCCGCGAGACTGAAGTCCCAGCGGGGCCGGTACGCCGTGGACCTCGAGATCGTCATGCGGGTCTATTTCGAGAAGCCACGAACGACCGTGGGGTGGAAGGGGTTGATCAACGATCCCGAACTGGACGGCAGCTTCCAGATCAACAAGGGGCTGCGGTACGCGCGCAGCCTGCTGCTCGACCTGAACTCGCAGGGAATGCCCGCGGCCACCGAATATCTGGACCTGATCAGCCCGCAGTACGTGGCGGACCTCGTCAGCTGGGGGGCCATAGGGGCACGCACCACGGAAAGTCAGGTGCATCGGGAACTGGCCTCCGGGTTGTCCTGTCCCGTGGGGTTCAAGAACGGTACCGACGGGGACCTGCAGGTCGCGATCGACGCGATACGCTCGGCCTCACAGCCGCATCATTTCCTGTCCCTGACCAAGGCCGGCCACTCGGCGATCTTTTCCACCACCGGGAACGAGGACGGCCATGTCATCCTGCGCGGCGGCAGGGAGACGAACTACGATGCCTCGAGTATCGATGCCGCATGTCAGCGGATCAAGGCCGCGGGACTGCGTGCGCAGGTGATGGTCGATTGCAGCCACGCCAACAGCCGCAAGCAACCGGAGCGGCAGATCGTCGTGGCCGAGGATGTCGCGTCCCAGTTGACGCAGGGAGAAACCCGGATCATCGGGGCGATGCTGGAAAGCCACCTCGTGGCCGGGCGCCAGGACGCGAAGCCCGGGGTCGAGCTGACCTACGGCCAGAGCATCACAGATGCATGCATCGGCTGGGACGATACGGAGCCGGTGCTGCAGCACCTCGCCGAGGCCGTGCGTAAGCGCCGTGCCTCAGCCAGCCGGCTGACGGCCTGA
- the hisD gene encoding histidinol dehydrogenase, whose amino-acid sequence MTMGIAIARLSTGAPGFHEALDRLLAWESVSGDEVLHTVRGILDDVRARGDAAVLDYTRRFDRVDADGVADLEIAAPRLRDAVSRISAEQREALEVAAARIRAYAERQRLESWEYEEADGTLLGQQVRPLDRAGLYVPGGKAAYPSSVLMNAIPAKVAGVPEVVMVVPTPDGEVNELVLAAAGIAGVDRTFAIGGAQAVAALAYGTETVPSVDKIVGPGNAYVATAKRLVFGRVGIDMIAGPSEILVVCDGRTDPDWIAMDLFSQAEHDEDAQAILLSPDEGFLDAVAARIPILLEDMPRAAIIGRSLGRRGALIAVRDLDEAMAIANRIAPEHLELSVEDPQALAAGVRHAGAIFLGRHTAEAIGDYCAGPNHVLPTSGTARFSSPLGVYDFQKRSSLIGCSVDGADVLGRTAAILANGEGLTAHARSAGYRVVKPA is encoded by the coding sequence CTGACGATGGGTATCGCAATCGCGCGCCTGAGTACCGGGGCCCCGGGGTTCCACGAGGCGCTCGACCGTCTTCTGGCATGGGAATCGGTGTCGGGTGACGAGGTACTGCACACGGTCCGGGGAATCCTGGACGACGTGCGTGCCCGCGGTGACGCCGCGGTGCTGGATTACACCAGACGATTCGATCGGGTAGACGCCGACGGCGTGGCGGACCTCGAGATCGCAGCGCCGCGACTGCGCGACGCCGTGTCACGCATCTCCGCGGAGCAGCGCGAGGCCCTGGAGGTCGCGGCCGCGAGGATCCGCGCCTATGCCGAGCGCCAGCGACTGGAGTCCTGGGAGTATGAAGAGGCCGACGGCACGCTCCTGGGACAGCAGGTCCGGCCTCTGGATCGGGCCGGTCTCTATGTCCCCGGCGGAAAGGCGGCCTATCCGTCCTCGGTACTGATGAACGCCATACCTGCCAAGGTGGCAGGCGTGCCGGAGGTGGTCATGGTGGTGCCGACACCCGATGGCGAGGTCAACGAGCTGGTGCTTGCCGCGGCCGGGATCGCGGGGGTCGATCGAACCTTTGCCATCGGCGGGGCGCAGGCGGTGGCGGCACTGGCCTACGGGACGGAGACCGTCCCGTCCGTGGACAAGATCGTGGGCCCCGGGAACGCCTATGTGGCGACCGCGAAACGCCTCGTTTTCGGGCGCGTGGGCATCGATATGATCGCCGGGCCATCGGAGATCCTGGTGGTCTGCGACGGCAGGACCGATCCTGACTGGATCGCCATGGACCTGTTCTCTCAGGCCGAGCACGACGAGGACGCGCAGGCGATTCTGCTGAGCCCGGACGAAGGCTTCCTCGATGCCGTTGCCGCCCGGATCCCGATATTGCTAGAGGATATGCCGAGGGCGGCGATCATCGGCAGGTCCCTCGGCAGGCGGGGTGCGCTGATCGCCGTCAGGGACCTCGACGAGGCGATGGCGATCGCCAACCGGATCGCGCCGGAGCATCTGGAACTGTCCGTCGAGGACCCGCAGGCCCTGGCCGCCGGCGTCAGGCACGCGGGTGCGATCTTCCTGGGCCGCCACACGGCAGAGGCGATCGGCGACTACTGCGCCGGACCGAATCACGTCCTGCCGACCTCCGGCACCGCGCGGTTCTCGTCCCCGCTGGGGGTCTACGACTTCCAGAAGCGAAGCAGCCTGATCGGTTGCTCGGTCGATGGCGCCGATGTGCTAGGACGAACCGCCGCGATCCTTGCCAATGGCGAGGGGCTGACCGCGCACGCACGATCGGCCGGGTATCGCGTCGTCAAACCGGCTTGA
- the hisC gene encoding histidinol-phosphate transaminase translates to MDKDILTWVRPEIRRLDAYHIPDPGDAVKLDAMENPYRLPPELEQPWLERLREVPINRYPDPGAEGVRARLTRGLGLRDGTAVILGNGSDELIQVIALAVAEQGRVVLAPGPSFVMYRMIAAFTGMRFEEVPLLAGSFELDVPAMQAAIDRYRPAVIFLSCPNNPTGNLWPREQILELVERASGIVVVDEAYAPFASDTLIDTAGSPSGLVVMRTLSKMGLAGLRLGLAVGDARLIAEFDKVRLPYNINALTQASVEFALDHAEVFERQAEQIRRDRGELLLRLDALDGVRPYPSEANFILFRLPTARGPSVHACLMKRGVLVKNLSSQPLLDDCLRVTVGTPEENAAFIDALRSCLT, encoded by the coding sequence ATGGACAAGGACATCCTGACCTGGGTCCGCCCGGAGATCCGGCGGCTGGACGCCTACCACATCCCGGACCCCGGGGACGCGGTCAAGCTCGATGCGATGGAGAATCCCTACCGCCTGCCGCCGGAACTCGAACAACCCTGGCTGGAACGACTCCGCGAGGTTCCGATCAACCGCTACCCGGATCCCGGTGCCGAAGGGGTCCGCGCGCGGCTCACCCGGGGTCTGGGACTGCGGGACGGCACGGCTGTGATTCTCGGCAACGGTTCCGACGAACTGATCCAGGTCATCGCCCTGGCGGTCGCGGAACAAGGTCGTGTCGTGCTGGCCCCTGGGCCGAGTTTCGTGATGTACCGCATGATCGCCGCCTTCACTGGGATGCGTTTCGAGGAGGTGCCCCTGCTGGCGGGGTCGTTCGAACTCGACGTGCCGGCGATGCAGGCGGCTATCGATCGATACCGCCCCGCCGTGATATTCCTGTCCTGTCCCAACAACCCAACGGGCAACCTCTGGCCCCGCGAGCAGATCCTGGAGCTCGTCGAGCGGGCGTCCGGGATCGTGGTGGTGGACGAGGCCTATGCGCCTTTCGCATCCGACACGCTGATCGACACGGCCGGGTCCCCGAGTGGCCTCGTCGTGATGCGGACCCTGTCGAAAATGGGGCTCGCGGGACTGCGGCTTGGACTGGCGGTGGGAGACGCGCGACTGATCGCGGAGTTCGACAAGGTTCGATTGCCCTACAACATCAACGCATTGACCCAGGCAAGCGTAGAGTTTGCGCTGGACCATGCGGAGGTGTTCGAGCGCCAGGCCGAGCAGATCCGCCGGGACCGCGGCGAACTGCTGCTGCGTCTTGACGCGCTGGATGGCGTGCGTCCCTATCCCAGCGAGGCCAATTTCATCCTGTTCCGGCTCCCCACGGCACGGGGCCCTTCGGTTCACGCCTGCCTGATGAAGCGCGGTGTGCTGGTCAAGAACCTGTCTTCCCAGCCCCTGCTCGACGACTGCCTGCGGGTGACGGTCGGTACCCCTGAGGAGAATGCAGCCTTTATCGACGCCCTTCGGTCTTGCCTTACCTGA
- a CDS encoding trypsin-like peptidase domain-containing protein has translation MNMQSLHGLLIRSAIVGVIAALVVLYLVPDNARIGRPVVEMASSIGESSLPLSGTGPYSYAHAVRQASPAVVNVYTTKTVNRKLPLLAFDPTFRRLFEDPDTTSDARVQNSLGSGVIVSPQGYVVTNYHVIEGADEIYVMLGDERSVTARVVGTDLETDLAVLELAARDLPAIVVGNSDGLEVGDVALAIGNPFGVGKTVTQGIISATGRSQVGISAIENFIQTDAAINPGNSGGALINARGELIGINTAIFSNSGGSLGIGFAIPAGLARDVMTQIIENGHVVRGWLGVQAQDVTDQLAESYGFEETQGVLVTEVMRGGPAEAAGLRPSDILTHMNDKELLSSKEAFRRIARHRPGDVVTISGIRRGTPFRQSVTIAERPKIY, from the coding sequence ATGAACATGCAATCCCTTCATGGTCTTCTGATTCGCTCCGCCATTGTCGGGGTCATCGCGGCGCTGGTGGTCCTGTATCTCGTGCCGGACAACGCCCGTATCGGACGTCCCGTCGTGGAAATGGCCTCCTCGATCGGAGAGTCTTCGCTGCCGCTTTCCGGAACCGGCCCCTATTCTTATGCCCACGCGGTGCGGCAAGCCTCGCCGGCCGTGGTCAACGTGTACACAACCAAGACGGTAAACCGGAAGCTGCCCCTGCTGGCCTTCGATCCGACGTTCCGGCGCCTGTTCGAGGACCCCGACACGACCTCCGACGCACGCGTCCAGAACAGCCTGGGCTCGGGCGTGATCGTAAGCCCGCAGGGATATGTCGTGACGAACTACCACGTCATCGAAGGCGCCGACGAGATCTATGTCATGCTCGGTGACGAGCGGAGCGTCACCGCCCGGGTCGTCGGCACGGATCTGGAAACCGACCTCGCCGTGCTCGAACTTGCCGCCAGGGATCTCCCGGCGATCGTCGTCGGGAATTCCGATGGTCTCGAGGTCGGCGACGTGGCACTGGCCATCGGCAACCCCTTCGGGGTGGGCAAGACAGTCACGCAGGGGATCATCAGCGCCACCGGCCGCAGTCAGGTCGGCATCAGCGCGATCGAGAATTTCATCCAGACCGACGCCGCGATCAATCCCGGAAATTCGGGCGGCGCGCTGATCAATGCCAGGGGTGAACTGATCGGCATCAATACCGCGATCTTCTCCAACTCCGGTGGCTCACTCGGGATCGGATTCGCGATTCCAGCGGGTCTGGCGCGCGATGTCATGACCCAGATCATCGAAAACGGCCACGTCGTGCGGGGATGGCTGGGCGTCCAGGCCCAGGACGTCACCGATCAGCTGGCGGAGTCATACGGGTTCGAGGAGACACAGGGCGTGCTGGTCACCGAGGTCATGCGGGGCGGACCGGCCGAAGCCGCCGGTCTGCGCCCGAGTGACATCCTGACACACATGAACGACAAGGAACTGCTGTCCTCGAAGGAGGCCTTCAGACGGATTGCCCGCCACCGGCCCGGCGACGTTGTCACGATCTCTGGGATCCGGCGCGGGACCCCGTTCCGCCAGTCCGTCACTATCGCGGAAAGACCCAAGATCTACTGA
- a CDS encoding Nif3-like dinuclear metal center hexameric protein, producing the protein MAALHAIVAHLDAFLEADRFQDYAPNGLQVEGQSEVEFVMGGVTASRALVEAAVRDGADALLVHHGYFWKGGDSRVRGVMRERLKLLLSHDLSLIAYHLPLDAHPRIGNNACLGERLELDISGPLDPRGDLTRGLQGRFPTPLSPVAVRELLARKLDRDPLHVSGRDGPIRSIGWCTGAAQGFLELAVEQGLDAYISGEISEQTVHLARESGTHYFSAGHHATERYGVQALGAHLSGEFGIRYRFEEISNPV; encoded by the coding sequence ATGGCCGCTCTGCATGCGATCGTCGCCCATCTCGACGCCTTTCTCGAGGCCGATCGATTCCAGGACTACGCACCCAACGGCCTGCAGGTCGAGGGGCAGTCAGAGGTTGAATTCGTTATGGGCGGCGTGACGGCCAGTCGGGCATTGGTGGAGGCGGCCGTACGAGACGGCGCGGACGCCCTGCTGGTCCACCACGGTTATTTCTGGAAGGGCGGCGACTCACGGGTGCGCGGGGTCATGCGCGAGCGGCTCAAACTGCTGTTGTCCCACGATCTCAGCCTGATCGCCTATCATCTGCCGCTCGACGCCCACCCCCGGATCGGCAACAACGCCTGCCTGGGTGAACGACTGGAACTCGATATCTCGGGACCCCTCGACCCCCGCGGGGATCTGACCCGGGGATTGCAGGGGCGGTTTCCCACACCCTTGTCACCGGTGGCGGTCAGGGAACTGCTGGCGCGGAAACTCGATCGGGACCCGTTGCACGTCTCGGGTCGGGACGGTCCGATCCGTTCGATCGGCTGGTGCACCGGCGCGGCGCAGGGGTTTCTTGAACTGGCGGTGGAACAGGGATTGGATGCCTACATCAGTGGTGAAATCTCGGAGCAGACGGTCCACCTGGCCAGGGAGTCCGGGACCCACTATTTCTCGGCGGGCCATCACGCGACGGAGCGCTACGGTGTACAGGCGCTGGGCGCCCACTTGAGCGGCGAATTCGGGATCCGATATCGGTTCGAGGAGATTTCGAACCCGGTCTGA
- the petA gene encoding ubiquinol-cytochrome c reductase iron-sulfur subunit has translation MAEQGVDLRRRRMLTTTASVVGGAGVVAAAWPFVASMRPSARAQAAGAPVEANIGQLEPGQLIRVKWRGKPVWVVRRTEAMLESLNLDTDKLRDPDSLVASQTPEFARNKFRSIKPEYLVLVGICTHLGCSPTFRPEIAPPDLGPDWMGGFFCPCHGSRFDMAGRVFKGVPAPINLEVPPYRFLSDSRLIIGEAEGVS, from the coding sequence ATGGCAGAACAAGGCGTTGATCTGCGCCGACGCCGCATGCTGACCACAACCGCGAGCGTCGTTGGCGGCGCCGGCGTCGTGGCGGCAGCGTGGCCGTTTGTGGCATCGATGCGACCCAGCGCCAGGGCGCAGGCAGCTGGCGCACCGGTGGAGGCAAATATCGGACAGCTCGAACCCGGGCAACTGATCAGGGTCAAGTGGCGCGGCAAGCCCGTCTGGGTCGTGAGACGCACCGAGGCGATGCTCGAAAGTCTGAATCTTGACACCGACAAGTTGAGGGATCCGGATTCCCTCGTCGCCTCTCAGACGCCGGAGTTCGCCAGAAACAAGTTTCGCTCCATCAAGCCGGAGTACCTCGTGCTGGTTGGTATCTGCACCCACCTGGGATGCTCGCCGACGTTTCGCCCGGAGATCGCGCCGCCCGACCTCGGCCCCGACTGGATGGGCGGGTTCTTCTGCCCCTGCCACGGATCGCGTTTCGACATGGCGGGGCGCGTGTTCAAGGGTGTCCCGGCCCCGATAAACCTGGAGGTGCCGCCCTACCGATTCCTCAGCGATTCCAGGCTGATCATCGGCGAAGCCGAGGGGGTGTCGTGA
- a CDS encoding cytochrome bc complex cytochrome b subunit, which yields MGRILTGLLGWVDARFPLSKLWNEHLAEYYAPKNFNFWYFFGSLALLVLVIQIVTGIFLTMHYKPDAELAFGSVEYIMRDVDWGWLIRYMHSTGASAFFIIVYLHMFRGLLYGSYKKPRELIWLFGMVIYLALMAEAFMGYLLPWGQMSYWGAQVIVNLFGAIPGFGHDLALWLRGDFVISDATLNRFFALHVSAIPLVLVFLVIAHIMALHEVGSNNPDGVEIKKKKGEDGIPLDGIPFHPYYTVKDIVGVVVFLFVFALVMFFVPQMGGYFLEHANFIPADPLTTPVHIAPVWYFTPFYTVLRAVPDPFGGVVAMGLAVAILFVLPWVDRNPIKSVRYRSVLHKINLIVFALVFIILGVLGTKPATPELGEMAVRFSEVYFLFFVSLWFSSAKRSAKLGIVTTIVLLGIVTIYDLTRVSAETQSLVLSGWFVPAAYIVVMFLLPVFTNLDEEKVVPERVTS from the coding sequence ATGGGACGGATACTGACTGGACTCCTCGGGTGGGTGGATGCGCGGTTTCCGCTGTCCAAACTCTGGAATGAACACCTGGCCGAGTACTACGCCCCGAAGAACTTCAACTTCTGGTATTTTTTCGGCTCGCTCGCGCTGCTGGTGCTGGTGATACAGATCGTTACCGGAATCTTTCTCACGATGCACTACAAGCCGGACGCGGAACTGGCGTTCGGTTCGGTCGAGTACATCATGCGCGACGTGGACTGGGGGTGGTTGATCCGCTACATGCACTCCACGGGCGCCTCGGCCTTCTTCATCATCGTCTATCTGCACATGTTCCGGGGGTTGCTGTACGGCTCTTACAAGAAGCCCCGCGAACTGATCTGGCTGTTCGGTATGGTGATCTACCTGGCATTGATGGCCGAGGCCTTCATGGGATACCTCCTTCCCTGGGGTCAGATGTCCTACTGGGGGGCGCAGGTCATCGTGAACCTCTTCGGCGCGATTCCCGGGTTCGGGCACGACCTGGCCCTGTGGCTCCGCGGCGACTTCGTGATCTCCGACGCCACACTGAACCGCTTCTTCGCGCTGCATGTGAGCGCGATTCCGCTGGTTCTGGTGTTCCTCGTGATCGCCCACATCATGGCCCTGCACGAGGTCGGCTCGAACAACCCCGACGGCGTCGAGATCAAGAAGAAAAAGGGAGAGGACGGCATCCCGCTCGACGGCATCCCGTTTCATCCGTACTACACGGTCAAGGACATCGTCGGCGTCGTCGTCTTCCTCTTCGTGTTCGCCTTGGTCATGTTCTTCGTACCGCAGATGGGCGGCTATTTCCTGGAGCACGCCAATTTCATTCCGGCCGATCCCCTGACGACTCCCGTGCATATTGCGCCGGTCTGGTATTTCACCCCCTTCTATACCGTGTTGCGTGCGGTGCCGGACCCGTTCGGCGGGGTCGTGGCCATGGGGCTCGCCGTCGCTATCCTCTTCGTGCTGCCCTGGGTCGACAGGAACCCGATCAAGTCGGTGCGCTACCGTAGCGTACTGCACAAGATCAACCTGATCGTTTTTGCCCTGGTGTTCATTATACTCGGCGTTCTGGGTACCAAGCCCGCCACGCCCGAGCTGGGTGAGATGGCGGTTCGATTCAGCGAGGTCTATTTCCTGTTCTTCGTGTCATTGTGGTTCAGCAGCGCGAAGCGCAGTGCGAAGCTAGGCATCGTCACCACGATCGTCCTGCTGGGCATCGTGACGATCTACGACCTGACGCGAGTGAGTGCCGAGACCCAGTCACTGGTGCTCTCCGGGTGGTTCGTCCCGGCTGCATACATCGTCGTCATGTTTCTCCTGCCGGTGTTTACCAATCTGGACGAGGAGAAAGTGGTGCCTGAGAGGGTGACATCATGA
- a CDS encoding cytochrome c1 has product MRSIILILLAAVLPAGAAVAAVGVAHLDHAAVDVENRSSLQRGAKYFFNYCLSCHSANFSRYNRIATDLGLSELQVEDNFIFTDSTIRDHMTVAMRPKDAKEWFGTAPPDLTLSARAKGADWLYTYLRSFYLDDTRPFGVNNLVLENAAMPHVLWELQGLQKRAHKEAEAPAEGGHGDEQGHGGGAPVLELVRPGTMSPDQYDRAVLDLVNFMVYLSEPVQVVRKQIGVWVLSFLLLLFVVTYLLKKEYWKDIH; this is encoded by the coding sequence ATGAGAAGCATTATTCTGATTTTGCTGGCAGCGGTATTGCCGGCGGGGGCCGCCGTGGCGGCGGTCGGCGTGGCGCATCTCGACCATGCCGCCGTGGACGTCGAAAACAGATCGTCGCTACAGCGGGGCGCGAAGTACTTCTTCAACTACTGCCTCAGTTGCCATTCGGCGAACTTCAGTCGGTACAACCGGATCGCCACGGACCTCGGTCTGTCGGAGCTGCAGGTGGAGGACAACTTCATCTTCACCGATTCCACCATTCGGGATCACATGACGGTTGCGATGCGGCCGAAGGACGCCAAGGAGTGGTTCGGCACCGCACCACCCGACCTGACCCTGTCCGCGCGGGCAAAGGGGGCGGACTGGTTGTATACCTATCTGCGGTCGTTCTACCTGGATGACACCCGACCCTTCGGCGTCAACAACCTGGTTCTCGAGAACGCCGCTATGCCTCACGTCCTGTGGGAACTTCAGGGATTGCAGAAGCGTGCCCATAAGGAGGCGGAAGCCCCCGCTGAAGGGGGGCACGGTGATGAGCAGGGGCACGGAGGGGGGGCGCCCGTCCTGGAACTCGTCCGGCCGGGAACGATGTCGCCGGATCAGTACGACAGGGCGGTACTGGATCTCGTCAACTTCATGGTGTACCTCAGTGAGCCTGTGCAGGTCGTCAGAAAGCAGATCGGTGTCTGGGTGCTGAGCTTTCTTCTGCTGCTGTTCGTGGTCACCTACCTGCTCAAGAAGGAATACTGGAAAGATATCCACTGA
- a CDS encoding glutathione S-transferase N-terminal domain-containing protein, whose protein sequence is MALVANRRSVMTLFSDPSCPQSHRTRIVIAEKDITVDVIYIDPDDKPEDLSDLNPYNSIPTLVDRDLVLYDSRVIMEYLDERFPHPPLMPVDPVSRARSRIALYHVERDWYGLVADLTDGKKASAARKVLRESLLSSVDIFRAKPFFLSDEFTLVDCCVAPILWRLEHFGVDLPAQAKPIKQYADRMFARPSFRESLSEAELEMHP, encoded by the coding sequence ATGGCGCTGGTTGCCAACAGACGTTCGGTCATGACGCTGTTTTCCGATCCATCCTGTCCGCAAAGTCACCGAACGCGTATCGTCATCGCGGAGAAGGACATCACGGTCGATGTGATCTATATCGATCCGGACGACAAACCCGAGGATCTTTCCGACCTCAATCCCTATAATTCCATTCCGACCCTGGTCGACAGGGACTTGGTGCTCTACGACTCACGCGTCATCATGGAGTATCTCGACGAGCGGTTTCCCCATCCGCCACTGATGCCGGTCGATCCGGTTTCGAGGGCGCGGTCCCGTATCGCCCTCTATCATGTCGAGCGGGACTGGTATGGCCTGGTCGCAGACCTGACCGACGGCAAAAAGGCCTCCGCGGCACGAAAGGTCCTTCGGGAAAGTCTGCTGTCCTCCGTGGACATCTTCCGGGCGAAACCGTTTTTTCTCAGCGACGAGTTCACCCTGGTCGACTGCTGTGTTGCGCCGATACTCTGGCGGCTGGAGCATTTCGGCGTGGACCTGCCGGCCCAGGCCAAGCCCATCAAGCAATATGCCGACAGGATGTTCGCGCGACCCTCCTTTCGGGAAAGCCTTTCCGAGGCCGAACTCGAAATGCATCCCTGA
- a CDS encoding ClpXP protease specificity-enhancing factor: protein MTSSRPYLIRAMYEWIVDNEMTPHILVDAEAEGVIVPREYVENGKIVLNVGPIAVQGLTLGNGEVTFSARFSGKPVRMQIPVSNVLAVYARENGKGMMFGEDGDEPPPESGPESETPARPHLKVVK from the coding sequence ATGACCTCCAGCCGTCCCTATCTGATACGCGCGATGTACGAGTGGATCGTGGACAACGAAATGACCCCGCATATCCTCGTCGATGCGGAAGCCGAAGGCGTGATCGTGCCGCGCGAGTACGTGGAGAACGGAAAGATCGTCCTGAACGTCGGCCCGATTGCAGTCCAGGGTCTGACCTTGGGCAACGGGGAAGTCACGTTCAGTGCACGATTCTCCGGGAAACCCGTGCGGATGCAGATCCCCGTCTCCAACGTGCTCGCTGTTTATGCACGCGAGAACGGTAAGGGAATGATGTTCGGTGAGGACGGCGACGAGCCGCCACCCGAATCGGGGCCGGAATCCGAAACGCCTGCGCGGCCGCACCTGAAGGTTGTTAAATAG
- a CDS encoding FAD-binding protein: protein MGALTPDLLGRLRDAAGMENVIASPEDCWAYGYDNSRQHALPEAVAFARDHDQVARIVACCHRDRVSLVVRGRGTGTTGATVPLTGGLVLSMERMERILELDPANRIARVEPGAINQAVQDEAARYGFFWPPDPTSAAYCTIGGNLGYNSAGPRALKYATPRENTLGLRAVTGNGTTIRTGVRTTKGVVGYDLTRLLIGSEGTLAIVTEATLKLVPLPETIQTLQAVYADVAAAARAISRIMAQPAVPRSLEFMDGKAIDMIRDFAEVDVPEGAGALLMIEIDGSEAAVAAAADAIMRAGRIDGCLRMRAARGEDEIRELWAARRALSPALRTIAPEKINEDVVVPVSAIPALIGGLGELSDRHRIPIVNFGHAGNGNIHVNLLIDPDIAGVMERAERCLAEVFGLVLELGGTLSGEHGVGIAKRDYIEREIDASTLELMRRIKAQFDPHGILNPAKIFPVDEPSRIGAGTT from the coding sequence ATGGGCGCCCTGACCCCGGACCTCCTGGGCCGCCTTCGGGACGCCGCCGGGATGGAAAACGTCATCGCGAGCCCCGAGGACTGCTGGGCCTATGGCTACGACAACAGCCGCCAGCACGCGCTTCCGGAGGCGGTGGCCTTCGCTCGCGATCATGATCAGGTCGCGCGCATCGTCGCGTGCTGCCACCGGGACCGGGTGAGCCTGGTCGTCAGAGGCAGGGGTACCGGCACGACGGGGGCAACCGTGCCGTTGACCGGAGGTCTCGTCCTGTCGATGGAACGGATGGAGCGGATCCTGGAACTGGATCCCGCCAACCGGATCGCCCGCGTGGAACCCGGCGCCATCAACCAGGCAGTCCAGGACGAGGCCGCGCGATACGGTTTTTTCTGGCCACCCGATCCTACGAGCGCTGCGTATTGCACGATCGGGGGCAACCTGGGGTACAACTCAGCGGGTCCGCGCGCCCTCAAGTACGCCACCCCGAGGGAGAACACACTCGGCCTTCGCGCCGTCACCGGCAACGGCACCACGATACGCACCGGCGTGCGCACCACCAAGGGTGTGGTCGGCTACGATCTGACACGCCTGTTGATCGGGTCGGAAGGGACCCTTGCCATCGTCACCGAGGCGACGCTGAAACTCGTTCCGCTGCCTGAGACGATACAGACCCTGCAGGCCGTCTATGCCGACGTCGCAGCCGCAGCCCGGGCCATTTCCAGGATCATGGCACAACCCGCCGTGCCGAGATCCCTTGAATTCATGGATGGAAAAGCGATCGACATGATCCGTGACTTTGCCGAGGTCGATGTCCCGGAGGGCGCCGGCGCACTGCTCATGATCGAGATCGACGGCAGCGAGGCAGCGGTGGCGGCCGCGGCGGATGCCATCATGCGCGCGGGACGGATCGACGGCTGCCTGCGCATGCGGGCGGCCCGAGGTGAGGACGAGATCCGGGAGCTATGGGCGGCCAGAAGGGCGCTCTCGCCGGCGCTGCGCACGATCGCCCCCGAAAAGATCAACGAGGATGTCGTGGTTCCGGTCTCGGCAATTCCCGCCCTGATCGGTGGACTCGGCGAACTGAGCGACAGGCACCGGATCCCGATCGTGAACTTCGGTCATGCGGGCAACGGAAATATTCATGTCAATCTGCTCATAGACCCGGATATCGCCGGCGTCATGGAACGTGCGGAGCGATGCCTTGCCGAGGTTTTTGGTCTGGTGCTGGAGCTCGGCGGAACGCTATCCGGCGAACACGGCGTAGGGATCGCCAAGCGCGACTACATCGAGCGGGAAATTGATGCATCGACACTGGAACTGATGCGACGCATCAAGGCTCAGTTCGACCCACACGGCATCCTCAATCCCGCCAAGATATTTCCCGTCGACGAGCCGTCCAGGATCGGTGCAGGCACAACCTGA